Proteins found in one Triticum aestivum cultivar Chinese Spring chromosome 4D, IWGSC CS RefSeq v2.1, whole genome shotgun sequence genomic segment:
- the LOC123096218 gene encoding uncharacterized protein: MAAITTTTASSSFLHRRISSSPATTTTPRSHLVPFHARNRCHPRFACRATDVSGAEPSAPPETGGGSSWLPVVPLAALPRGERRVIVQGGEEILLLWYKDEVFAIENRSPAEGAYTEGLLNAKLTQDGCIVCPSTDSTFDLRTGEIKEWYPKNPVLRALTPVLRKLFVYPAKTDGENIYISIRGAASSVGSAEILFSGKAQPGSTASDVNIEEVRMVVDEGVGGFGFTAYNELVNGKAAIIGFLLLIDFELLTGKGLLKGTGLLDFIYAISRAFSS; encoded by the exons ATGGCGGCCATTACCACCACaaccgcgtcctcctccttcctccaccgCCGTATCTCCTCGTCACCAGCAACAACCACCACCCCGCGTAGCCACCTGGTTCCCTTCCACGCGCGCAACCGGTGCCACCCCAGGTTCGCCTGCCGCGCCACCGATGTGTCCGGGGCCGAGCCATCGGCGCCTCCAGAGACCGGAGGGGGCAGCAGCTGGTTACCGGTGGTGCCGCTGGCGGCGCTCCCGCGGGGAGAGCGCCGTGTGATCGTACAGGGCGGGGAGGAGATCCTGCTTCTCTGGTACAAGGATGAGGTATTCGCCATCGAGAACCGCTCCCCGGCCGAGGGCGCGTACACCGAGGGTCTCCTCAACGCCAAGCTCACGCAG GATGGCTGCATTGTTTGCCCATCAACAGATAGTACCTTTGATCTTCGCACTGGAGAAATAAAAGAGTGGTATCCGAAAAACCCTGTTTTAAGGGCTCTGACACCTGTATTGAGAAAACTAttcgtgtaccctgcaaaaacgGATGGAGAAAATATATACATCAGCATTAGGGGCGCTGCTAGCTCTGTAGGATCAGCTGAGATTCTGTTCAGCGGGAAAGCTCAACCAGGGAGTACTGCATCTGATGTCAACATCGAAGAG GTGAGAATGGTGGTCGATGAAGGTGTAGGAGGTTTTGGTTTCACTGCTTACAATGAACTGGTCAACGGAAAAGCTGCCATAATTGGCTTTCTATTGTTGATAGATTTTGAACTTTTAACTGGTAAAGGCCTTCTCAAGGGGACTGGTCTATTGGACTTCATCTATGCAATTTCAAGAGCTTTCAGCTCGTAA